The Lathyrus oleraceus cultivar Zhongwan6 chromosome 5, CAAS_Psat_ZW6_1.0, whole genome shotgun sequence genome includes the window tAAAATACATTCACAAATAATTCATTCTTATCCAAAATTATtgtttaaaataaaatattaatttgGAATCTTAAAATTAAATTGTAATTTTATAAaattctattattttaattttataaaattctATAATCCCTCCAAAACCAAAATTTTCCCTCCTACGGAAAATAAAATAACTAAAAGACTCTCTCCAgaaaaaaaagacaaaaagagacactttaaaaaaacaaaaaaaatcctTCAAAGAAAATAAGATTCATAAAAAAAACAAAGACCGTCTCCAACCCTAAATCAGAAGACAATTTCATCCTAAACTGAACATCGCCTCGCCCATTCGATGATCTCTAACCCTAAATCAGAAGACAATTTCATCCAACCCTAAAGAGACGCTTATTTCTTGGTTTTTGGATTTTCTCTTCATCGACTCTCTCGCCAATAATAGTCTCATATCGACATCTTGTCCATATGGGTAAGTCTATCTTTTTTCACTCTTGCTAAGTTCAACTAATTGAGTTATTTTTGTTCTATTCAAGAAAAAACAGAGTCATTTTTGTTCTGGCCTACATTAAAATTAGTGTTTTTGTCGGATGCATTTAGATCTATTTGTGAGTctattattttaataattttattttttgcAAGGTAATTTAAGTTTGGGCTGTTTGCATAATTGTTACAGTTGTAAGGGATTGTATTAGTGTTTTTTTGGGTTCAAATTATGAGTTGTTTACGGACTATGTTATTTGAAATGGAAAAAGAATGTCGCCAACGTTATTGATAGGAGGAGCGTGGAGAAACTTCACTTGCAATGGTTTCAAGGCTTTTGTGGTGGGATTAGTTGTGCTAGGGCTCAGTGTGGAGGTAAGGATATGCCTTACTTATGCTATTTTGTAATGTCAACATTTCCATGATAAAACCTCTAAGTTTAGGGATTCTATTTAAAAATAGTATATGTGAAATGCAAAACCATTATTAGTTTTGTTCAATTAGAATATATGTTTATGTACATTTTTTGTCTCTAACGAGAGACGAAAATGCTCGTGTCTCAAATTTAAATTTTTCTAATAGTGCTTCCTTATTTCTAGACGAGATAAAAGATGCATGCTCATTGAAAATATCCTAGAAGAAGCATTGTTATTTAAGGAGACTAAAACTTAATGTTGGAAGACACGTGCAAGGATTGAAGACACCTAGATATAGGGTTTTATTTGAGTAATTTGTTTGTGTTTATTGTACATCACGCTAGTGTCCTTCATAAGGCTTAGTGTTGATATTGTTTAGTTGAGTTGTATTCAACATTATTTAAAGTGTTTATTGAAGTTTGTCACTTGGAATTAGTGATTAAAAAAAGTGAGAGGagttctcatatttagggggatATCCAAATAGAAAGTCACTAGGAATAGGAATAGGCATTCAACGTCATGGGGTTGATGTTCCTATAAGAATAATTGTACTAATTCAAGATAGTTGATTTCCTTTATCGGGTAGAGTACCCTCCAAATGTAGGTGTTGTCTGCATCGAATTGGGTTACCAATTATCTAGTGTTCTTTATTGGTTTACATTGATTCATTATTGTTGTCATATTATATTCAATCTGATTTAACAAGTTTGATAAGTTTTCCCATACATCTGTACCAAAATCTATCCTCTAAGGAAAAATAATTCAATTAGCAATAGAGCAGACACGATGTTCTGTCTGGGTGAGATCTATGAAATATATTTTCTGTTCATGTGGACAACACAAAGCACAGAGAGTTTGTCAATAGACCACCTATTTTAGATTACACcaattatgattattggaaagcTAAGATGGTTGCTTTTCTCAAATCCATGGACAACAAAACATGAAAGGTTAGGGTAAAAGGCTGGAAACATCCTGAGAATGTTTTTCAAGATGGTACATCAAGCTTAAAGCCAGAAGCCGAGTGGAATGATGTAGAAGATAATGAAGCATTTGGAAACTCCAAGGCTTTATATGTTATTTTTAATGGTGTTGACAATAACATGTTTATATTGATTAACATAATCACTGAAGGCAAAGATGCTTGAGAGATTCTCAAAATTCCTCATGAAGGCACATTCAAGGTTAGGATGTTAATGTTGCATCTTTTCACTACTAAATTTGTGAATCTGAGAATGAATGAAGATGAATCTATCTCTGATTTCAACATTAGAGATGAAGACATTGCCAACACTTCCTTTTACTTAGGAGAGAAGATGTTTGGAGAAAAGATTTCCAGAAAAATTCTATGATCTCTTCCTAAGAAGTTTGATATAAAGGTAAGTGAAACTAAAGAAACCCAAGACATCAGGAGAATCAAATGTGATGAACTCATTGGTTCTTTACAAACCTTTAAGGTGGACTTGAATGATAAacctaaaaagaaaataaaaatcataGCTTTTGTGTCGAACACTTAAGACGATGAAGATCTAGatggagaaattttttcagaGGCCATAGCTCTTATTGGAAGAAAGTTTAATAAAGCCTTGAAAAATATGGACAAAAACTGGAGGACAAATGTCCTAGACATCAGTCTCCTGAACAAGAGCAAAGATGATCAAACATCTAACAAAGGCAAAGGAGCTCAACATTACGAATGTGAAGGGTTTGGTCACATTAAAGCAAAATGTCCTGCTTTTCTAAAGAAACAAAAAAAGGGATTTTCTATCACTTGatattattttgatgatgaaagtGAATGAGAAGTAGCTAATAACGGGATGGGTTTTACTGGGAAATATGAATGTTGTAGTAAGTCTAGTGATGAAGAGATGTCAGTAGAAGAACTTATTGAAACTTAAAGAGAGTTGCCCACTTAATGGAAGGAATCTTGATTGAGATAAGAGAAACAAAAGAAGACCATAAGTGCTCTACTCCTTGAAAAATATAAGCTTGGTTCAACCATTGTAGGTCTAGAAGAAGAAGTCTCATTGTTAAAATCTGATCTTGACAATATGACAAAATCAGTTTGTATGTTGAACAATGGTTTTAATATGTTTGATTAGATCTTGGAGATTGGGAGAAGAAAGCTATAGGGTTTGTCTACAGTTCTATGAACAATAAGTTCAAAGTTCTATTTAAGAAGTTTGTTGCTCCTTAAAAGAAAGCTGAGTTTCTAAGGAAGGACCACGGGTCCCAACATCCTGCTCAACATGTGTACCCTCATAACAAAGGCAACAAGAAATCATATTTGAGGTGTCACCACTATGGTAGATATGGTCATATAACATATTTTTGCTATATATTATATGGATATCCTCACTCTTATAGTCATCCAAGGCTCAATAAAAAGAAAGGGAAGAAAACTCAAGCTAAGAAGGTGTGGAAACCCAAGGAATTTATCACATGTATGATAGCTCCATTATCTCTCAGAGTTTCAATAAGAGAGGATTGGTATTTTGATAATGGATAGTAAAGGCATATGACTGGTGAAAAGAGTCATCTTTAAGAGTTAAAGACCTACTCTAATAGTTATGTCACCTTTGGTGGTGGAGCTAGAGGAAGAATCAAGGGAATATGCAAAATGGTTGGTCCCTAATTACCTTACCTTGAGGATGTACTACTAGTAGAAGGTCCGAATAATAACTTGATCAACATCATTCAATTATGTGATCAATGTCTTAATTTAAAATTCTACAAGTATGAATGTATTGTCACCACCAAAGAGGAAAAAGGGCTAATGAAGAGATCCAAGTCAAATGACAAATGCTACATGTAGGTGTCCTAACCCTCATCTTGTTTGATATCCAAGGTTGATGAAACAAATTTGTGGCATCAGAAACTTGGTCATCTCAAACTCGAGAGCATGAAGAAGATCATATCTGAAGAAGCCATCAGGGGTTTACCTAAGATGAAAATTGAAGAAGGCAAAATCTGTTGAGGTTGTTAGATAGGTAAACAAACCAAGATGTCCCACAAGAAGCTCCTGCATCTGACCACCTCAAAAGTTATTGAGTTACTTCATATGGACCTCATGGGGACTATGCAAATGAAAATTCTtggtggaaagagatatgcattTGTGTATGTGGATGATTTTTCAAGAAACACATGTATTAACTTCATTATGGAAAAATCTGACacttttgatttttcaaaaagTTATGCCTACATATTCAAAAGGAAAAGGGAATTGAAATTTTAAAGATAAGGAGTAACCATGGCAAGGAATTTTAAAATTTCAAGTTCTCTCAATTTTTCTCAGCTGAAGGGATCAGTCATGAATTTTTTGCTCCTATCACATCTCAGCAAAATCGAGTTGTAGAACGCAAGAACAGAACTCTACAAGAAGCTACTAGAGTAATGTTGCATGCCAAGAACATTCCCTACCATTTTAGGGTTGAAGTTATGAAAACTGCTTGTCACATTCACAATGGAGTGACCATCAGATCTGGAACCAAACTACTTTGTATGAACtttggaaaggaagaaaaccaaatCTAAAATACTTACACGTCTTTGTAGCAATTGCTACAACCTAGAAGATTGTCagcaaagaagaaagatggatccaaagagtgatgaaggtatatttaTAAGGTACTCTTTTCATGGTGTGAAAAATACCCCAACGTTAGGAACactcgaaatataaacaaaacagagtcgccaccgaactttatttatttccaaagaaggaaagggaaaatacCAATAAAAACTACAAAACAtaaaaagaaatggtcgtcgcaaccaaatcgggttcgggagtcagttatgcaagggaaaggtattagcacccctcacatccattgtactcaacaAGTCCCATATAGTTAGTTTCGTGTGAGAGTGTTAGTGTGATATTGTTTGCGATCTTCTACTTATTGAGTGAGAAAAGGGAAAGAATCACATATTTTATTAAAGGCGTGCTTTTTAACATTAACGTGCCTGACAAAATTTCTCAATCCTGTTCCTACTTATCTCCAGGTGCtatagagaactcaaggctatgTAGCTATGCTAAAAGAGAACTACTGTGTTGATTGATTTTATGGAGTGATACTTAAATCATATTTGAGCGGttaaacctttacttgttgctcgctcttggaggctaAAGTCTTTGTTTATTATAGATGTAACATACTCGTTTttaaaaaactatttttgaaaatGCACAAGGGTAGAAAAcaagtttgattggttgatttACGTTTATCAAAAAAATTGATCTTTGCGGAAGGTGAGTAAACATTTGAGCAGAGGTGTGCACCAAGCGCACGTTTACTCAGAGTATGCATGGATGTGGTCCCATTGTCCCCTTATTCCAAGTTTGTTTTAATGTGTTTTTCATTTGAAAGACTAATAATCATTTTGAATCTGGTATGCTTCGAACGCTTGACTATCAAGGGGTCTGAAGAGATGTGCATCTCTTGGTCCTTTGTCTTTTAATTTTATTACGAAAAAGGGTTTTGCATCAACGACTTGATGTTGGATCAAACACTGCAAATTGATTATGAAAAGATTTTGGATGTGACGGGGGAGATGCTCGACTttgcattcaatttggatttgatttaTGAAAAAGATTCGGCATTGGATCGAGTATTTGTTTTTTGTTCTTTTCTGAAAgtggttgattttaatctttgaattaTCAATCAATTAACATAACAAAAATAAATGAAAGCGGTAAACTTATTACACATCACAAGGATGAGGGTATAGTTTGTTGAATGAGGATACAACACAATAATTAAACAAGACAAACTTAAAAGACAATTGtaaataaaagaatctcgttgtaagaaggcccaagagaaagtcaAGGGACtggaaataaaaatcagaaatttGAACTACATAATTTtgcgctatattaagcaatcgtaaagcgattcatgtaggaatcacctTATCTGAGGTTTGTCAATAAGACTCTATGCGTTTAAGCAttttctgaagttaaattgaatttttaactccgAAATTGCACCGCATCTGTGAAAAACCGATTATTTAAGCGacaaaaagaaatgaaaaattaaactaaaagaatttagtgctatgttaagcaatcataaagCGATTAATGTAGGAATCATCCTATCTGATGTCGATCAATAAGATTTTATGCGTTTAAGCAAAttttctgaagttaaattgaattaTTAACTCCAAAATTGCATCGCATATGTGAAAATCAACAATCACTTAGTgatttaaaaagaaaataatttaaataagATCAAATTGATTAGTTAAATTTACTCAATCAATCCAATactaaattaaattaaatcaaaaataatacataataatcaataataactCCCTTATGCAAGTGAAATGGGGTGCAAATAAAATAATGGGCCAAAAGTGAACTAGCCCAAATCCCAAATAAACCTCTTAACTCTACATGCTTTcctaaataaataaataaatgataataataataataaaaaatagaaataacaaaatacaaaaatataaaataaataaaatagtgaaaaacaaaaaaggaaaaaaaaactCAAGGCCAACAAACCGTGCCTCCTTAAGTGAAATTCAGATCTCCTCCtctttttcaaattcaaaaaacGCCTAATGGGACAATTATCATATCCCAAAATTTACCATACCTTTCACAATGTTCACCTAGGTCATTAATCTTAATCATGTACATGTCTTCATGGTCAATCATATCATTGCATAAGCATTGTTCAACACAAGAGGACAAGTATCTTGTATTCAAAGCATTGTTTCTTGTATCTGGTAGAATCTAGGGTTTCCTAGCAGCTTGAGGTTGCTTAGTCAACTAAAATCCTAATTGGGAGCACTCTAGGTTCTTGTGTGTGTGCTTAATATTGAGGATCCAACTGTGCCTTCTTGGTGAAGCAAAACCCTAGTTTGGGGTTCTACTTGCTTGTGGACACTCCTTGGTTCACTGTCATTCAAGCCTATCAGTTCTTGGTTCACTATGAAGTTTCATTGGTTGGATTAAGTTCATTTCAAGTCACTACATGTCCATATATTGCTTAATGGCATCTTTTGGTCCAGAGCCTATTCTCATGGCACCCCAACTCCCACTTGTCCCATTCATGATCATTTCATCTGCTCATTGCTAGTCCTTGTTTGGTTCAATCATGTTTGTCCATGTGTCCATTAATCCTTCATTTCATTCCCATTCAAGTTGTTAGATGGTTAGGTCTTACATTTGGTTCATTGGATGCCTATACAATTCATTTCCATACAAGTCATTTCATTCCATTAGTCAATGTTTCCATTTATTTCAAGTCCATACAACTCAAGTCATTTTCATTTCAATACATTCAATCTATTCAAGTCAATGCAATCCATACAAATACAAATTCAATTCAATTCAAAGAATATTTCCATTTACCAAATGTTTATTTCAATACAATCACCTTCAAATGTCCATACATAAGAGATTACATTAAAAATTTGACTTTTCTacctaagttgacttttggtcaactattaactttttggtcaaccagttgaccaaagtcaactggCCACATTTTACAATCCTAAGACCTAACCTAATCCATTTTGTCTTGGTCCATCCTCCAAGTCCatgtttgcttgtgatttcttCATTTTGCAAGTCCATTGGCCATGTCATGTTCATGCTTACACAAAAACCAACTAAGTCATAACCATACATTAGCACATTGCCATGACATTCAAACAAAAGCAAGTCATATGTGAAATCATTAGCTAACTTAAACCTAATCTAAGGAAAATCTACACATGAAACATAACTAATAAAAGTATGAGCTAAAGAATCATTAATAGAATCGCGAATGTAGTATGGAACATAATTATAAACATCGTCTACTCACCAGTAGAATCATCATTCTAGTATATGCACTAAAGAATTTCCAATGACGACGGAAAGATGACAACTAGTCATGAATCACAACAACACGACAACAACATAATTTTCTATCAAAAGACTCGGAATCATGGCAAGCAGCCACATGAGTTGCTTTATTGATCTATAGGTTCATCCACAGTCACGATAAACCCGATTTAAAGTTTAAACATGAAAGTATATATAACGGTAATGACATGTTTTGAAATGAACGATAAAGTAACTTTCAGGTTCCATATTTCTGATATGTGCGCACAAAAGTAAGAGTAAAGATCATGTGTGACGAAAATGTTAAATCCACACATCCATATAACACGTCATAGATCTAAAAAAACATATGAAAATGAAATTAAGTGGAAGTTTTCATAACTTTTCAACAAAATGTTTCCCCTTTCCAATTTCTTTTTAGGATAAAAAAAAGACTTGCCAAATATTTATGCCATTGCATTCCAAAGAGACCATCTATGTCAGTGAATGCACGCTCAACCATCACCAGTCTATCATTTAGTTCTCTCACTTTCAAATGCTCCATATTCCATGTTCTCCAATTTTCACTTGCTTCAAGTTCTTGATAAAACACATTTCAACAATCTATATCCATGTTGAGTTGTATGATAATCACTATGAAAACCACATAACCAAACTCATGCAAATGATGAATAACACATAAAACCCTTAAAATTAGAAATACAAAGGATACAGACACTCAACTTGAATATATAACCCTAGTCATCACAAGATCTATTGTCCTTATCCATCGTATCATCTGTGTTTTGGGTGTCTTTTATAGATATGTGGTGTGCTTCTATTGAACTGCTCAGAACCATAATACATATTCTCACCCAACAGGTCTTTCGTGAATCTTCATATACCCGGCGTCGGAGATCAACATTGAAAAAACACAGTCATTATCCAGTAGGGGAAGGAGAAACAAAGATGAGAGAGAAGGGGGGCGACGACGATGTAGGGTTTTGAcggaatatatatatatatatatatatatatatatatatatatatatatatatatatatatatatatatatatatatatatatatatatatatatatatatatatatatatatatcactacgccaaaaactggaatagacagcgcaccttagagggcgctttattacaaaagcgcactctaaagtgaagcgaaaaaataaggagcgaacaactggaatagacagcgcactttagagggcgcttttgtaataaagcgccctctaaggtgaagcgaaaaaataaggaggagatagagggacaacaatacagggcgctttttagaaagcgccctctaaggttacccttagagggcgcttttaaaaaagcgctctataagtccatgtgcatttccaatttataaagcgcttttggaaagccttagagagcgctttcataagcgccctcttaggccccctttagagggcgctttttttccacaagcgccctctaaggtcccctttagtaaacattaaaattataacatactgcgcgttttgttatttcactctctgttattttcgttctttttcacgttagggttctcactgctacgattttcgctacttctaaggcgttctccttccacctctgttagatctacgacgtttcctccttctattaattcgttgttagctgttcaattttgacaccataggtatttttctaatcttcatattacttggtttctcttctgacgttcgctattgttcatttttggtttctcttctgactTTGAAGAACTTAATTGGAGTTCTAGATATATACGGATTCGAGAGTTTCAAGACAAACAGGTTCTTAATCTTAACCACCCTCTTGCCTAATTTTATATGAAGTTTATAGACGTATGCACATTTGGCCAATCTCTGTGATCGAATTTTTTGTGTTCTCTATTTACATTTTTCGTATCTATTTACTTTTGAACCACAGTTATTGTTCTAACAGTAACTAACTTTACATCGGCCCTGTTCAGCTTCGAGCAATTTtgtatcaatttgacaaatgAGAAGTTACAGCAGCATTTCAACCAGGTTTGATTTTTCTACTATCTCCTGGTAAACAATTTCTATATGAATTAGAAGAATAAACGATGATATGTTATACCGTTCTAATATCTTCGTTGTTTTATGCTGAAGGGATTTCATGTGGAACAATCTGACTGGCACAATACCAAAGGAAATCGGACACATTACATCGTTGAGACTCTTGTAAGAAACTTACCAAAGAAAATGAATTATTAGTATTGATCCTCGTCAAGTTTTTGTATGACTAGAGCTTATAGCATAAGCGCTTAATTGAGATGTTTTATACGCAGGCTCTTGAATGGAAATAAATTATCTGGCAGTTTACCGGATGAGCTTGGCAACCTTACGAATATGAATAGACTCCAACTAGATGAAAACCAACTGTCAGGTTCTGTGCCAGAATCGTTAGCGAATATGATCAACGTTAGACACCTGTAAGTGGATGTCTAAACCAAAATTATTCATCAACAGAACATAAAGCTCGATTTCTTACATGTACTTATTCTGCTGCTTTTCTGTCTTGCAATTGCAGCCACATGAACAACAACTCGTTCACTGGTCAACTTCCATCCAAACTTTCAAACCTTTCCAATCTTATGCATTTGTGAGTATTGAAGCCAATTCAAATTTCCTTTATGATTTGAAACTTTAGAGTTGCATctccaaattgattttctttTTTTTACAAGTTTTAACTGTGTCTGCTTGTTAACATGACTCTACAGGCTTTTGGATAACAATAACTTATCGGGATATCTTCCACCAGAATTCTCCAAGTTACACAGTTTGGAAATACTGTATGTTATGCTCTACATTGTCTAGAATAGTAACATATAATAACTTTTTCATTGTATATATTGCATTATTGACATGCTTTTGCTTGATCTGTGGAGGAGGATTAGCGAACATGTTCAAGTTATGCTCTAATCAATCTTTTTTGTCTTGGAAAGTTGATTCTTTCTTGTTTCACTTACAGGCAACTTGATAACAATAATTTCAGCGGGAATGGAATTCCTTCTACCTATGAAAATTTACCCAGGCTTGTAAAATTGTAAGTACTGTTATCTACGTGTCCTTTTTTTCGCGCTCAATATATGATGCTACAAATATTCAGTGACTATTGTTTGTCCATACACTATGTCAAAACATTCTTTTAAACGGCCTCGAAATCGCCTTTAGAAATTTGGTCTCGTGTTCTCTCCTAACTCCTTCAAGCCTCAAATTTGAGTTTTGACATAGGATATGGAGTATCTGTTTCTCCATGATTCACGGTCAAAGAGTATTCATGTAAATGTGTGTATTAAAAGTATTTAAAAAAGGCATTGTTTAGGCTTCATTTGGACTTAGAAAAGCTTACCGTCAAGTTTTCAATAATGAATTCAAGAACATGGCTTTTGTTTTTTGAGCTAATGTTTCCTCTTGATTTTACAGGAGTCTGAGAAATTGACATTATTCGAATGGCTATTTCTTTTTGCAGCCTCTAATGTATGTATCAAAATAGATGGTGTGAAAGCATTCACTTTGAAAGAGTTGACTCACGCCACTAACAAATTTGATATCTCGACTAAAGTTGGGGAAGGAGGTTATGGAAATGTCTATAAGGGCATTTTATCTGATGAAACATTTGTTGCCGTTAAGCGAGCAGGAGAAAACTCATTACAAGGACAAAAAGACTTCTTGACTGAGATTGAGCTTTTATCGAGGTTACATCATCGAAATCTTGTCTCTCTATTAGGCTACTGTAGCGAAGAAGGAGAGCAGGTAAATAACCTATAGCTACACTTATCTTATGCATATCATCATAAGTTTTGCCATATTTGCTTGATAGTTGACTATAGTATCATTTCATATACTTCTTTTCTTGGTTCAGATGCTGATTTATGAATTCATGCCCAACGGCACACTAAGGGAATGGATTTCTGGTAAGAAATTGTCCCAAATTATAAATCACTTTGTAAAATGAATTAGTTAATAAAATGAATTTTTTGATAATCCAGAAACAAATCCGCATGTATCTTTCGAGAAGTGCTTATAAAACTACCTATTCCAAAGTTGTTTGTATTCAAACCGGCATGCGAGGAATGGCTGCTAGAAATGAACTTCGATTCAGGAAGCGGACcctaagaagactgcggctagcaaaaaaaccatacatctcagagatgcttttgctacttagttttatttctttttaagttatgaattggttgtatatttagaatctttagaatctttagaagttaaacgattatatatcagtggattgttgtatatgtatggattgttgtatataaggcttgttgaatgcaatgtgtaaaaaagggcttcaaattatacagttttaggtgtactgcttcaatatacaggttgtctaaaataaataaaaaaatatagcgcttttttaaaaaaaaaatttaataaccacccactttagagggcgctttccaaaataagcgccctctaaaccctttaaatttccactttagagggcgctttccagtaaaagcgccctctaaacccttaaaagtttccactttagagggcgctttccagtaaaagcgccctctaaacccttaaaagtttccactttagagggcgctttctttaaaaagcgccctctaaagtggcccttaaagggcttaaagagccactttagagagcgctttcaccaggaaaaaaagcgctgtcttaACCTATGtcagcgccagattagagggcgctttaaagcgctgttataggccaaaaaaagcgctctcttttcccttatttggcgtagtgtatatatatagagagagagacTATGGAAGAGGGTTTTGAAATTGAAATGGAAATCTAGAGATTTGGGTTAGATTTATTTGAGATATTTGTTTATTACCTATTTGTCCAAATGATAGTGTAGTTTGAAAAACTTGAAAAGATTAATTGGTCAAAGCATGCAATCTTTTTTTTGAAGGGTTGATAGTAGATATAGTTATCACAACTACAATATGacacaaaaataactaaaatACCATTTAGGGATAAAAATTAAACacattttttatttaaaacttTTGTTACATtctttataaaaaaaattaacaaaacTTATTTTAAAGAAAAAACTGAAAGAAACTGCCCTTAGTGTGTCTTTCAACCATTATTGATCACAGAAAAGTTGAGCACTCATCATTGGCTTTCTTAGTGTAATTGCTTTAATCATTCCCAGCCTCAAGTCTTTAGGCCTCAGTGTGCTCCAATGTCAATAAACCTCCAAAATTCACTCTGCTAAATTTTCCAATCAAATCTGTAACGCGATCTACCCTTAATTCTTTGGGGTACAAGGATTCCCTACCTGTTGTAAAATAATAATTGAAAAAGCCAATTCCTTACCAC containing:
- the LOC127079636 gene encoding putative leucine-rich repeat receptor-like serine/threonine-protein kinase At3g53590; the protein is MWNNLTGTIPKEIGHITSLRLLLLNGNKLSGSLPDELGNLTNMNRLQLDENQLSGSVPESLANMINVRHLHMNNNSFTGQLPSKLSNLSNLMHL